A portion of the Magnetococcus sp. PR-3 genome contains these proteins:
- a CDS encoding c-type cytochrome, with protein sequence MKRIQWIGLAAAGILLSGCGGNNDYTPAAGSSPDTIFAEACASCHGDKGAGKLGFLLKVAGSDAEPAAIAGHIQSGGPVMPAFPNINEADRVAIAAYLKSL encoded by the coding sequence GTGAAGCGTATACAATGGATCGGATTGGCCGCAGCAGGTATTTTGTTGAGCGGTTGTGGTGGAAACAATGACTATACACCGGCAGCGGGTAGCAGCCCGGATACCATTTTTGCAGAGGCTTGTGCCAGTTGCCATGGGGATAAAGGGGCAGGTAAGTTAGGCTTTTTGCTGAAAGTTGCGGGGAGTGATGCCGAGCCTGCAGCCATTGCGGGTCATATTCAAAGTGGTGGTCCGGTTATGCCTGCTTTTCCAAATATCAATGAAGCAGACCGGGTGGCGATTGCCGCTTATTTAAAGAGCCTGTAA